A genomic window from Actinomycetaceae bacterium MB13-C1-2 includes:
- a CDS encoding DUF3027 domain-containing protein: MPKVGIDDRTGAGEGHSAQRAWRRDEVLLSAVDLALQAAEETARARMVGEHLGAIMIGERLAVHRFATLNPGYPGWVWEVSLARAPRSKKATVCEVELMPGPGALLAPKWVPWSDRLEPSDVSRTDILPYEANDPRLRAGFEQTEEEGADLRAIDQIGYGRKRVLSQEGLDQAAERWYNSPSGPVPGTKAKAMCANCGFLLKLSGSMGTLFGACANGWSPDDGSVVSLDHTCGAHSETDQPRYRPQWPVVPSRINDSSVEYIEIED, translated from the coding sequence GTGCCTAAGGTCGGAATAGACGACAGGACTGGGGCGGGTGAGGGTCATAGCGCCCAACGTGCCTGGCGGCGGGACGAGGTGTTGCTGTCGGCGGTAGATCTGGCCCTGCAGGCGGCGGAGGAAACCGCTCGTGCTCGCATGGTTGGTGAACATCTGGGCGCCATCATGATTGGTGAGCGTCTGGCGGTGCACCGTTTTGCCACGCTAAATCCCGGATATCCAGGGTGGGTCTGGGAGGTCTCGCTTGCCAGGGCGCCCAGGTCCAAGAAGGCGACGGTCTGCGAGGTCGAGTTAATGCCCGGCCCCGGCGCGCTACTGGCACCCAAGTGGGTTCCATGGAGTGACCGACTTGAGCCTTCCGATGTCTCCCGAACTGACATTTTGCCTTACGAGGCCAATGACCCTCGTCTTCGGGCTGGTTTCGAGCAGACCGAAGAGGAGGGAGCGGACTTACGAGCCATCGACCAGATTGGTTACGGCAGGAAGCGGGTTCTCTCGCAGGAGGGCCTGGATCAGGCGGCCGAACGGTGGTACAACTCTCCGAGCGGGCCGGTTCCTGGCACCAAGGCGAAGGCAATGTGCGCCAACTGCGGTTTCTTGCTGAAGCTATCCGGTTCGATGGGCACGCTATTTGGGGCCTGCGCCAACGGCTGGTCTCCTGATGACGGCTCCGTTGTTAGTCTTGATCACACCTGCGGCGCACATAGTGAAACAGATCAACCGAGGTATCGTCCGCAGTGGCCGGTTGTTCCCTCGCGTATCAACGACTCATCAGTTGAGTACATCGAAATCGAGGACTAG
- a CDS encoding cold shock domain-containing protein produces MPIGRIKFFDPEKEFGFINGEDGTRVYLHASLLPADVPSPRPGTRVEYGVAEGRRGPQAISVRFLDDSASAQKAHRRKPQDMVMVVEDLIKLLDASSDSLRRGRYPENSKQIAKVLRAVADDFGA; encoded by the coding sequence GTGCCTATCGGGCGAATCAAGTTCTTTGATCCCGAAAAAGAGTTCGGGTTCATTAACGGTGAAGATGGAACGCGGGTATACCTACACGCGTCCCTGTTACCGGCTGACGTGCCGAGCCCTCGTCCGGGAACCCGCGTTGAATACGGCGTGGCTGAGGGACGCAGAGGTCCCCAGGCGATCTCCGTGCGTTTCCTCGACGATTCGGCGTCGGCCCAAAAGGCGCATCGCCGTAAACCACAGGACATGGTCATGGTGGTCGAGGATCTGATTAAACTCCTCGATGCATCATCGGACTCTCTGCGACGCGGACGATATCCGGAAAACTCGAAACAGATTGCGAAGGTGCTACGCGCCGTGGCGGATGATTTTGGTGCCTAA